The segment ATGTCGGCGGCCGACAATGGGCCGCCCAAATGGCCCGCCTGAGCGTGCGCGACCGTCACGACGACTTCGCGGCGCACGGCGCGGGCCACCGATATCAGCTCGTCGATCGTCGCCTGACCTGGGGGAGCCTCCGTGCCGATCAAGGGTGTCGCCTCCGCAAGCACATCGTCTCGACGCTGTCGATCTCGGCCACGAACGCGACGTCGCCCCAGCGCCTGCGTTCCTGAGACCCCTTTCGAGAGCGTTACCGGTAACGGTAACGGATTTGCCTTGAATGTGATAGGGTCGAAAGTCACATCGGCCGGGAACTCCCTCCCTACCACAGGCCACGGAGTCCGGCGCTCACTTGGGCGCGACCGTCGCTCCACTCCTGGCGCGCCCGTTCCCGCGGGACGGCCGCTGGACGACGGGTCACGCTCGGACGGGCTCTGGAACGTCAGTGATCCGGCCGCCGTGTTGGGACTCGGGAGGTGAACCCCGGTGGGATGGCCACGCCAGATCGCAATCGTGGGTGCCGGCTACATGGGCCGCGGGATCGCCGAGGTTCTCGCCCTCGCCGGAGCCGGCTGCACCCTCGCAGACATCTCGACGGAGCGTGCCGCCGCCGCAGCGGAGCTGTTGTTCGCGGAGGCGGACCGGCACGAGCGTGACGGCCTCATTCCTTCAGGCTCCGTCGCAGCCGTCCGTGCCCGAATCCGGCCTGCCGTCGACCTCGAAGAGGCCGTCTCGGGGGCGGACCTTGTCGTTGAAGCGGTCTACGAGGACAAGGCAACGAAGACGACGACGCTCCAGCGGATCGAGGCGGCAGCGGATCGTGGGGCGCCGATTGCCACGAACACGTCGGCGATCTCCATACGCTTCCTGAGCGAAGCGCTCGCCCATCCCGACCGCTTTCTCGGGGCGCACTGGTTCAATCCACCGCAGTTCGTGCCGGGTGTCGAGCTGATCGCGTGCGAGCAGACGCGTGCGGACGTCCTTGATCGAGTCGAGGCGCTCCTGGTGAGGGCCGGCAAGAGCCCGTGTCGCGTCGCGGACAGCCCCGGTTTCGTGGGCAATCGTCTCCAGTACGCCCTATTCCAGGAAGCAGCAGCGGTGGTCGAGGAGGGCCTCGCCACGCCGGAAATCGTGGATCAGGTGGTCCGCGGCACGTTCGGCTTCCGGCTGCCGTTCTTCGGGCCGTTCGCAATCGCGGACATGGCCGGACTCGACGTCTACGACGGGGCGTACCGCGTGTTCCACGAGGCGTTCCCGGACCGGTTCGTTCCACCCCGGGCGCTCCAGGAGCGGATTGCGCGCGGCGAGCTCGGCGCCAAGACCGGGATGGGCTTTGTCATCCGGAACGCCGAGCAGGCGCGCGACATGGCTGCGCGGCGCGACCGGGCGTACGCGTCGCTCGCCCGTGTCGTAGAGGCATTCGACGCTGGGCAGGCGAGTCACGGCGAGTCGGAAGAGAGCGCCGACCGCAGGGAGGTGTGACATCGTGGCAATCTGTTCGATCAGGTCACCCGGCGAAATGAAGATCTACTAGGAGGAGAGCTTCGGGCCGGTCCTAGCCACAAGTACGGTAACGGCACGGCGATCTTCACGACCGACGGGGTGCCGTCGGCTCCGTCTCGATGGCGACGTACGACGAAGCGATCGGGCTGATCAACCGCCCGCAGGTTCGAGCTCGAGGTGGACGTGCCGATGATCGGGGTGAACGCGCCGATCCCCGTGCCGGCCAGCTACCTGAGCTTCGGAGGCACGCGGGGCTCGGCGTTCCCCGACCTCCACAAGCGGGGCGAGGACTGATCCGCATCTTTGCGAAGCAGAAGGTGGTCACCGTCGGCTGGCCAGAGCCCGACAAGCGCGCGGCCCTCAGCCTCGTCTTCCCCGGCAACAGCTAGATCCAATCCACCAAGGAAGGAGGTCACCGATGATCAAGCGAGTCGGACGCGAGGAGGCATCCCTCTACCCGCTCCCCGGACGCAACTGGCTCACCTATATCGGGCCCGAAAACACCCCGACAGCGCGCGTGTCGATGGGGGTGTCCGTCTACCCCGCGGGCTCGAAGCCAGCCGGTCACGTCCACGACTCACAGGAAGAGACAATCTACTGCACGGCCGGACGAGGGCGCATCGTGACGCCCGACGAAACGGCCGAGATCAAGGTCGGTGTGACGGTGTGGGTCCGCGCTGGGACCCACCACGCAGCCGAGTCCGACGGACCCGAGCCACTCGAGCTCGTCTGCTTCTTCTCACCGCCGGTCGTCCCCGGTTCCTATGAGAAGAACCTTCCCAGCCGTGTCGATCGCGCTCGTGATGTCCCGCCAGGCGCCGAGGGTCGAGTCGTAGTGGAGTAGGACCGTCGGTGGCGCAATGACGTTTGAGCACGTATGCGAGGAGCATGGGCGACGCACCGGGGGGTGCCTTCGGTAAACCCCACGTGGCGCGGTACCTCCCTCGTTGTCTCAGCACCGCGGCCCTCGTCATCCCAGCCGCTCGTCCGTCGCATCGTCCGCGACGCCGCCGTAGTAACGATCCAGCACCTGCGCGAACACCGGCTCGTCGGGCGCGGCCCGGTGGAACAGGGTCATGCACGAGCGAAGCTTCATCGCGTCGGTCGAGCCGAAGATCTCCTCCGCGGTCCGCCCGCTGGTCGCCAGGATGACGCCGGCGCACTCGCGCAGGCGTGCTCCCAGCACCGGGTGGTCGAGATAGGAGCGCGCCTCGTCCAGTGAGGCTATGGCAAAGCGCTGGGACATGGCGCTGTACCCGAGGCCGGCGATCTGCGGGAAGATGAACCAGATCCAGTGACCGGTCTTGCGCCCGCGCCGCAGCTCCTCGAGCACGCCGTCGTAGAGGTGCTGCTGCTCCACGAGGAACCGGTCGAGGTCGTATGGCATGGACCCAGTGTGCTACGGCGATCCACGGGGTCGGGACCTGTCGCCGCAGCCGCGCCTCCGGCCAGTCCGACGTGTTGCGGGGCTGCTGAGACAACGGGAGAAGCAGTGGCGCGGGAGCGATTGGCCCCCGTTGCCCCCCGCTGCTACCGGCCGGCCTGAGAGGGTGAGAACGAATCGGTCCTGAAGGTCGCCAGGCGGGCCGGATGGCCAGCGCATCTCGGTCCGTTCGGCAGCGGCGGCTGATGGCGGAGCCTGGCCCTCCCGTGGGGCAATGGGGTGCCCGCGCCGCAATGCGCCAGGCCGGCGGAGCAGGGCCTGCGGGACGTTGCCCCTGTCAGCTCGCCGCGGCGGCCTCCCGGAGAACGACCGTTCGCATCAGGTTGTGGGCGAGGGCGAACCAGAGAGCGATCGCCCTGGCTTTGTCGCGACCTCTGACCCCGAACCGCTGGAGGCCTCGGTTGCGGGCGATCGCGTTCACGCATTCGGCCGTGGCGGCGCGGTCCTTGTAGATCTCCTTGGCCTCGTCGGTCCCCATCCGGACCCGCCAGGCGGCGACCGCGGGTGAGTCGTCGGGCAGCGGCTGGTGCGGGTCACGGGCCGGGTCCTCGGGCGTCCGCACCGGGAGATAGAGGGTCGTCGCAGCGGCAAGCTCGTCGATCTCGGCGGTCGTGAGGAAGCCGGCATCGGCGAGCAGCGCGTCGGGGTCCCGGCCATAGCGCCGACAGAGCTGGCGGACCATCGGGCTGAGCTGGCCCTGATCGGTGCCGGTCGCGATGACGTCGAGCCCGACGATGACCTGGCTCGTCGCATCGGCGGCGAACTGGACGTTGTAGGCCGGGCGATAGCCGCCGTCGGCCATCTTCATCACTCGTGCCTCGGGATCGGTCGTCGAGGCGCGCGCCTCGTCGGCCGGCTTGCCGGAGCGGCGCTTGGCGGCCTCGAGTTCGGGCAGGTGCTCGAGCGCCCGGCGGACCCGGCTGGCCCGCTCGGTCGCCGCCCGCTCGCGGGC is part of the Chloroflexota bacterium genome and harbors:
- a CDS encoding 3-hydroxyacyl-CoA dehydrogenase family protein, which codes for MGRGIAEVLALAGAGCTLADISTERAAAAAELLFAEADRHERDGLIPSGSVAAVRARIRPAVDLEEAVSGADLVVEAVYEDKATKTTTLQRIEAAADRGAPIATNTSAISIRFLSEALAHPDRFLGAHWFNPPQFVPGVELIACEQTRADVLDRVEALLVRAGKSPCRVADSPGFVGNRLQYALFQEAAAVVEEGLATPEIVDQVVRGTFGFRLPFFGPFAIADMAGLDVYDGAYRVFHEAFPDRFVPPRALQERIARGELGAKTGMGFVIRNAEQARDMAARRDRAYASLARVVEAFDAGQASHGESEESADRREV
- a CDS encoding cupin domain-containing protein; the protein is MIKRVGREEASLYPLPGRNWLTYIGPENTPTARVSMGVSVYPAGSKPAGHVHDSQEETIYCTAGRGRIVTPDETAEIKVGVTVWVRAGTHHAAESDGPEPLELVCFFSPPVVPGSYEKNLPSRVDRARDVPPGAEGRVVVE
- a CDS encoding DUF1810 domain-containing protein; this translates as MPYDLDRFLVEQQHLYDGVLEELRRGRKTGHWIWFIFPQIAGLGYSAMSQRFAIASLDEARSYLDHPVLGARLRECAGVILATSGRTAEEIFGSTDAMKLRSCMTLFHRAAPDEPVFAQVLDRYYGGVADDATDERLG
- a CDS encoding IS1182 family transposase, whose amino-acid sequence is MILRPSDLESLLPADHRARLVWAFVEGLDLSVLHERIRAIEGHPGRPPIDPAILVSLWLYATLEGVGSARALDRLCAEHDAYRWLCGGVGVNYHTLAAFRVDEADILDALLTESVAALLADGLVTMAVVAQDGMRVRAGAGAASYRRRPTLERFLAEAAAQVDALKSELDDDPAATSRRIAAARERAATERASRVRRALEHLPELEAAKRRSGKPADEARASTTDPEARVMKMADGGYRPAYNVQFAADATSQVIVGLDVIATGTDQGQLSPMVRQLCRRYGRDPDALLADAGFLTTAEIDELAAATTLYLPVRTPEDPARDPHQPLPDDSPAVAAWRVRMGTDEAKEIYKDRAATAECVNAIARNRGLQRFGVRGRDKARAIALWFALAHNLMRTVVLREAAAAS